The following are encoded in a window of Ricinus communis isolate WT05 ecotype wild-type chromosome 4, ASM1957865v1, whole genome shotgun sequence genomic DNA:
- the LOC8289005 gene encoding uncharacterized protein LOC8289005 has product MQANSRLITQSPSSPSFNSYSSGKLAEIAARVVQEFSNDHSQDHDNIFSWQQEYEENKNHKEKDEAQEQGQEDEDEFEFAIVCREPVESPISADDIFYNGQIRPIYPLFNTKLLLDKEDQESSKSKNTTTATTTTTKPNRLPLRKLFSEERESSTTTSSCSSSEADELENVPAESYCVWTPKKDVCKKSSSTGSSKRWKFRDLLYNRSNSDGINGNDAFVLFKNSERRLENANKQGKGIHAVEKNYVKTKSVVKEGDKRQSFLPYRQDLVGLFSNVNGLSRNLHPF; this is encoded by the coding sequence ATGCAAGCAAATAGTCGACTTATAACCCAATCTCCAAGCTCTCCGAGCTTCAACTCTTACTCTTCAGGAAAACTTGCTGAAATCGCAGCAAGAGTTGTTCAGGAATTCTCTAATGATCACTCGCAAGATCATGATAACATTTTCTCTTGGCAACAAGAATATGAAGAGAACAAGAACCACAAGGAGAAAGACGAAGCGCAAGAGCAAGGGCAAGAAGACGAAGACGAATTCGAGTTCGCTATTGTTTGCAGAGAACCGGTAGAGTCTCCGATATCCGCGGACGATATTTTCTATAACGGGCAAATAAGGCCGATTTATCCATTATTCAACACCAAGTTATTATTAGATAAAGAAGATCAAGAATCATCCAAATCAAAGAATACAACAACTGctaccaccaccaccaccaaacCAAATCGATTGCCATTAAGAAAACTGTTCAGCGAAGAGAGGGAATCATCGACAACGACGTCGTCGTGTTCTTCATCAGAGGCTGATGAATTAGAAAACGTGCCAGCAGAGAGTTACTGCGTATGGACTCCGAAAAAGGATGTATGCAAGAAAAGTAGTTCCACAGGGTCTTCAAAGAGATGGAAGTTCAGAGACTTGCTTTATAATAGAAGCAATAGCGACGGGATTAATGGCAATGATGCGTTTGTGCTGTTCAAGAATAGTGAAAGAAGATTAGAGAATGCTAATAAACAGGGGAAAGGTATTCATGCGGTTGAAAAGAATTATGTGAAGACTAAATCTGTCGTCAAGGAAGGAGATAAACGACAGTCGTTTTTGCCTTACAGGCAGGACCTGGTTGGCTTGTTCTCTAATGTCAATGGTTTGAGTAGAAATCTTCATCCTTTTTGA